Proteins from a single region of Flavobacterium sp. K5-23:
- a CDS encoding translocation/assembly module TamB: protein MKKHLQKGLRLFIWLVGTIITLFLIVLILIQIPSVQNVAKQKVVAYIQEKIQTKVTIDHLKIKFPKKIILEGVYFESQQKDTLLAGKKIAVDFSMWQLINNKVSINSIDLNGITANINRDAGGVFNFDYIITAFSSPDKQPKDSTPMVFSLDEIKLDTITIKYADAFSKNDLALKLRHLETRIKTFDLEKMNFDFPKIKIKGMNLKMKQGIATVNKTNTKANIPKSNFNIGLGEVDLSKIDLDYQDEKSALTTALSLKKLLVKFDKTDINNQFLLIDKIALSDAEGNLALGKLKEIVTKNEVASNSTNNWEVKIRELSLKRVGFIFDNYNSVALKNGIDYNHLKLSALSTEAKNIRYRPISISGNINSFKGKEKSGLTIQSFKTDFFYGRKNAFFKNLYLKTPQTELQNEIQIGYQSIESITNNLGDLSIKANLKKSSVGFKDILIFVPTLSNTKPFDTNPNAILLVDSKIYGKLNNINIPKLEISGLGTTKVNASGTITGLPDVNKAHFYLVINEFKTSSKDINEFIPKGTIPNTIQLPEAFNATGNFKGTINDFYTDLVLGSSFGSATIKAAYNQQVKNKEKYNVVTELKDFDLGKFIQNKDIGKISLNANIKGTGFDPKTANATINGTVQNINYNKYTYQNLDLQGALQNGLFKVNGNSKDPNLTFDLVSSGSFNDKYPAGTIKLNVDIADLEKLNLHAGPLKLRGVVNADIQSTDIDYLNGIFTIANLTVADDKQQFVIDSITLIATSTADKNTLDFKSPFMNANVNGKYKLSKIGAALNNSVAKYYSADPYSNNKIGEKQQLEFKINVSDSPLLAKFIPELKSLEPIAISGRYNTVNDSIVLNAAIPKINYGGNTMTNAVLKVDTKDNALVYNLMVDDLQNAQFQLPYTFLTGKIQNNIADYLLQLKDLKDKERYLISGTLEAKNGNNNIHFDPNNLLLNYESWKIDSDNVIRFGPKGIYANNVELSKDGSSIQIQSESEKTNAPLAINFKDFKIETLTSIAEKSDITISGNANGSVLLKNINQTPVFTSNLTIDDFAFKKDTIGTVNIQVDNIITNSYNTKIAVTGQDNQVNLDGTYKTGNGAMNFNLDIVKLNLKSIQGFTLGNLKESTGFFNGKIQITGTVDQPKMIGNLKLNAIGFKVTQLNATFKSMNDAVSFTNDAIVFNRFTVKDEKDNDLVINGKINSSNFNNFGFDLTLDADNFQALNSKEKDNDLYYGEVYLDNHLRIKGDFNNPIVDGNIKVNKDTKLTIVMPQSDPSIADREGIVEFIDQDNPSMIKTIAVDERLSKTEIKGINASVNIEVDKEAELSIVIDKSNGDFLKLKGEAQLNGGIDPSGKTTLTGRYELREGAYEMNFNFIKRKFDIKSGSYILWTGEPTSADIKITAVYKNQAAPIDLIDDQLANVSAAVRNTYKQKIPFETELKMKGELMKPIISFDIILPDGNNSVSTEIINTTQAKLTQLRQQPDELNKQVFALLLLNRFIGENPFASEAGGSSLTSLARQSASKILSQQLNNLAGNLMSGVELNFDLNSTEDYTTGQLENKTDLNVGVSKKLLNDRLKVTVGSSFGLEGPQQTNEDTNTIAGDVSVEYQLSKDGRYKLKAYRLNKYQVALQGQVIETGIAFIITLDYNHFKELFQKSKSPKGKNKKK, encoded by the coding sequence TTGAAAAAACACTTACAAAAGGGTTTAAGACTGTTTATATGGTTAGTAGGAACAATTATCACCTTGTTTTTAATTGTTCTAATCCTTATCCAAATTCCTTCGGTTCAAAACGTAGCGAAACAAAAAGTGGTAGCCTATATCCAAGAAAAAATACAAACCAAGGTTACCATAGACCATTTAAAAATTAAGTTTCCAAAAAAAATAATCCTTGAAGGTGTTTATTTTGAAAGTCAACAAAAAGACACCCTTTTGGCTGGTAAAAAAATTGCAGTTGATTTTAGTATGTGGCAATTGATTAATAATAAAGTGTCTATTAATTCGATTGATTTAAACGGAATTACCGCAAATATTAATCGAGATGCTGGAGGTGTTTTTAATTTTGACTATATCATCACCGCTTTTTCTTCTCCCGATAAACAACCTAAAGACTCAACCCCAATGGTTTTTTCTTTGGATGAAATCAAACTGGATACCATAACCATAAAATATGCTGATGCTTTTTCTAAAAATGACTTGGCACTAAAACTAAGACACTTAGAAACAAGAATTAAAACTTTTGATTTGGAGAAAATGAATTTTGACTTTCCAAAAATCAAAATTAAAGGAATGAATCTAAAAATGAAGCAAGGAATTGCTACAGTAAACAAAACCAATACAAAGGCAAACATACCGAAATCTAATTTTAATATTGGACTAGGTGAAGTCGATTTGTCTAAAATCGATCTTGATTACCAAGATGAAAAAAGCGCATTGACCACTGCCCTATCCTTAAAAAAGCTATTGGTTAAATTTGACAAAACAGATATCAACAATCAATTTTTACTTATTGACAAAATAGCTTTATCAGATGCCGAAGGGAATCTAGCTTTAGGAAAACTAAAAGAAATAGTTACTAAAAATGAAGTGGCCTCAAATAGCACAAATAATTGGGAAGTAAAAATAAGAGAACTAAGTTTAAAAAGAGTTGGTTTTATTTTCGACAATTATAATTCCGTTGCGCTTAAAAATGGAATTGATTACAACCACTTGAAACTTTCTGCTTTAAGTACCGAAGCTAAAAACATACGTTATAGACCTATTAGTATTTCAGGAAATATTAATTCTTTCAAAGGGAAAGAGAAAAGTGGTCTTACTATACAATCCTTCAAAACTGATTTTTTCTATGGTAGAAAAAATGCTTTCTTTAAAAATTTATATTTAAAAACACCACAGACGGAATTGCAAAATGAAATCCAAATTGGGTATCAATCCATTGAAAGCATTACTAATAACTTAGGGGATTTAAGTATAAAAGCAAACTTGAAAAAAAGCAGTGTTGGTTTTAAGGACATTTTGATTTTTGTTCCAACATTATCCAATACAAAACCGTTTGACACTAATCCAAATGCAATACTTCTTGTTGACAGTAAAATTTATGGAAAGTTAAATAACATCAATATACCAAAACTGGAAATAAGCGGTTTAGGAACGACAAAAGTAAATGCTAGTGGAACAATAACTGGTTTGCCTGATGTCAATAAAGCCCATTTTTACTTGGTCATTAATGAATTTAAAACTAGCTCGAAAGATATAAACGAGTTTATACCAAAAGGAACGATTCCCAATACCATTCAACTTCCTGAAGCATTTAATGCAACCGGAAATTTTAAAGGAACAATAAATGACTTCTATACGGATCTTGTTTTGGGAAGTAGTTTTGGAAGTGCTACGATTAAAGCAGCGTACAACCAACAAGTAAAAAACAAAGAAAAGTACAATGTTGTTACGGAACTGAAGGATTTTGATTTAGGGAAATTTATACAAAATAAAGACATTGGAAAAATAAGTTTAAATGCGAATATAAAAGGCACAGGTTTCGATCCAAAAACGGCTAATGCAACCATTAATGGTACCGTACAAAATATCAATTACAATAAATACACCTATCAAAATCTTGATTTACAAGGAGCTTTGCAAAACGGTTTATTCAAGGTAAACGGAAACAGCAAAGACCCAAATCTTACTTTTGATTTAGTGAGTAGCGGTAGTTTTAATGATAAATACCCAGCAGGAACCATTAAACTAAATGTTGATATTGCCGACCTGGAAAAGCTAAACTTGCACGCTGGCCCACTAAAATTAAGAGGCGTTGTAAATGCTGATATTCAATCGACTGATATTGATTATCTCAACGGAATATTTACTATTGCAAACCTGACTGTTGCCGATGACAAACAGCAATTTGTCATAGACTCCATTACGTTAATTGCCACTTCTACTGCTGATAAAAACACTTTGGATTTCAAATCTCCATTTATGAATGCAAACGTGAATGGTAAATACAAGCTATCTAAAATTGGAGCAGCATTGAATAATTCTGTTGCAAAATATTATTCTGCTGATCCTTATTCGAATAATAAAATTGGAGAAAAACAACAATTAGAATTCAAGATTAACGTTTCAGACAGTCCGCTTTTAGCGAAATTTATTCCTGAGTTAAAGAGTCTGGAGCCAATAGCTATTTCTGGAAGATACAATACCGTTAATGATTCCATTGTTTTGAATGCAGCAATTCCTAAAATTAATTATGGCGGAAACACAATGACCAATGCCGTACTAAAAGTAGATACTAAAGACAATGCTTTAGTTTATAACTTAATGGTTGATGATTTACAAAACGCTCAATTTCAATTGCCGTATACTTTCTTAACGGGAAAAATACAAAACAATATTGCAGATTATCTTTTGCAATTAAAAGACTTAAAAGACAAAGAAAGATATTTGATTTCTGGTACGCTTGAAGCTAAAAATGGAAATAACAACATCCACTTTGATCCAAACAATCTATTACTCAATTATGAATCTTGGAAAATAGATTCTGATAATGTAATCCGTTTTGGTCCCAAAGGGATCTACGCAAACAATGTTGAACTAAGTAAAGACGGCAGTAGTATTCAAATTCAGTCGGAATCTGAAAAAACAAATGCGCCACTGGCTATTAATTTTAAAGATTTCAAAATTGAAACCCTAACCAGTATAGCGGAGAAAAGTGATATAACAATAAGCGGAAATGCCAATGGATCTGTTTTATTAAAGAATATAAACCAAACTCCTGTTTTCACTTCTAATCTTACTATTGATGATTTTGCGTTTAAAAAAGATACTATTGGAACAGTGAATATCCAAGTGGATAATATTATTACTAATAGCTACAATACGAAGATTGCGGTAACTGGTCAAGACAACCAAGTAAATTTAGATGGAACCTACAAAACGGGAAATGGAGCTATGAACTTCAACCTGGATATTGTAAAATTAAACCTGAAAAGCATTCAAGGATTTACATTGGGTAACCTAAAAGAAAGCACTGGTTTTTTTAACGGAAAAATCCAAATAACAGGAACTGTTGATCAACCAAAAATGATTGGTAATCTGAAATTGAATGCAATAGGCTTCAAAGTAACGCAACTCAACGCAACATTTAAGTCTATGAATGATGCCGTTTCGTTTACAAATGACGCTATTGTATTTAATCGATTTACAGTTAAAGATGAAAAAGACAATGATTTAGTTATCAACGGAAAAATCAATAGCTCCAATTTCAATAATTTCGGATTTGATTTAACCTTGGATGCCGATAATTTTCAAGCTTTAAATTCGAAAGAGAAAGACAATGATTTGTATTATGGCGAAGTGTACTTAGACAATCATTTACGCATAAAAGGAGATTTCAATAATCCTATTGTTGACGGAAACATAAAAGTCAATAAAGACACGAAGCTAACAATTGTTATGCCTCAATCTGACCCATCAATTGCTGATCGTGAAGGAATTGTCGAGTTTATTGACCAAGACAACCCTTCGATGATTAAAACTATTGCAGTAGATGAAAGATTAAGTAAAACGGAAATAAAAGGAATCAATGCGTCCGTAAATATTGAAGTCGACAAAGAAGCTGAATTATCAATTGTAATTGATAAATCCAATGGTGATTTTTTAAAATTAAAAGGAGAAGCACAGTTGAATGGTGGAATTGATCCTTCTGGTAAAACAACCTTAACAGGAAGATACGAGTTGAGAGAAGGGGCGTACGAAATGAATTTTAATTTTATCAAACGAAAATTTGACATTAAAAGTGGCAGTTATATTCTGTGGACAGGAGAACCTACATCCGCAGATATTAAAATTACTGCAGTTTATAAAAACCAGGCAGCTCCTATTGACCTTATTGATGATCAATTGGCTAATGTTTCGGCAGCGGTTAGAAACACCTACAAACAGAAAATTCCTTTTGAAACTGAATTGAAGATGAAAGGGGAATTGATGAAACCAATTATCTCTTTTGATATTATTTTACCTGATGGAAACAATAGTGTTTCTACCGAAATTATCAATACAACTCAAGCTAAATTAACTCAATTGCGCCAGCAACCAGATGAACTGAACAAACAAGTATTTGCTTTGCTTTTACTGAATCGTTTTATTGGAGAAAATCCTTTTGCCAGTGAAGCAGGTGGAAGTTCATTGACTTCATTAGCTAGACAAAGTGCCAGTAAAATTCTATCGCAACAACTGAACAATCTGGCTGGAAATTTAATGAGTGGTGTGGAACTTAATTTTGATTTAAATTCAACAGAAGATTATACTACGGGACAACTTGAAAACAAAACCGACTTGAATGTTGGGGTTTCAAAAAAATTACTCAATGACCGATTGAAAGTAACTGTAGGAAGTAGTTTTGGACTTGAAGGTCCGCAACAAACAAATGAAGATACAAATACA
- a CDS encoding Na/Pi cotransporter family protein, whose translation METLNHFFKLAAGIGLFLFAMYLLEESLKNLSGRNFKLFLQRITKNKIGAVTGGAIVTAVLQSSSMVSFMVLAFVGAGVFTMRNAMAIILGANLGTTIDSWLVATLGFNVDIEIVAYPAVCLGGFLLILFGNRKTIKYISFFLFGFGLLFIGLAFMKTAMEAQVKISDFSKYADMSLAVFLLIGFIITLLVQSSSVTMALTLSALHAGAISFPIAAAIILGSETGTTIKIVLGAIGGNASKKRIVLGNVLFNLFLTLFAFIFLKPILLFITDVLSIKNPLIGLVTFSTLINLVSIMLFLPILDKFAKFLERFFTDTNGSTAAFISHATIIEPVTALDLFKRETEYFIHNSMLFNLELFKIETDLLSENIKFKEINERIKFSLKTNEEKYDFLKQLQGEIHTFYLTLRPKLQSEQYSELNQLISAVRSAMHSAKSVKDISSNITDLSHSSKDIKYNFFIHHKKETEALYLQLNGFITQEKTASFENLQDVVDSIQSNYTSALNDFYSEAQNAPIEDIDITTVINFNRELFTSNKAILIAVKDFLLKEKQAEDFNMVPVYKT comes from the coding sequence ATGGAAACACTCAATCATTTCTTTAAACTAGCAGCTGGTATAGGCTTATTCCTTTTTGCCATGTATTTGCTAGAGGAATCCTTAAAAAATCTATCTGGTCGAAATTTCAAACTGTTTCTACAACGCATCACAAAAAACAAAATAGGTGCTGTAACCGGAGGAGCAATAGTAACAGCAGTACTTCAAAGCAGTTCAATGGTTTCCTTTATGGTTCTAGCATTCGTGGGTGCTGGAGTTTTTACTATGAGAAATGCCATGGCAATCATTCTTGGCGCTAATCTAGGAACCACAATCGATAGCTGGCTGGTTGCTACATTAGGTTTTAATGTTGACATAGAAATCGTTGCCTATCCCGCAGTATGTTTAGGTGGTTTTTTACTCATCCTTTTTGGAAACCGTAAAACCATAAAATACATCTCTTTTTTTCTATTCGGATTTGGTTTATTATTTATTGGTTTAGCTTTTATGAAAACAGCTATGGAAGCACAGGTAAAAATATCTGACTTCTCGAAATATGCTGATATGTCATTAGCGGTATTTTTACTTATAGGTTTTATAATCACATTATTAGTTCAATCCAGTTCAGTAACAATGGCACTTACACTTAGTGCACTTCATGCAGGTGCTATTAGTTTTCCAATAGCTGCTGCAATCATACTAGGTTCAGAAACAGGAACCACAATTAAAATTGTACTCGGAGCAATAGGAGGAAATGCATCCAAAAAAAGAATTGTATTGGGAAATGTATTGTTTAATTTATTTCTCACCTTGTTTGCTTTTATATTCTTAAAACCAATTTTACTTTTTATAACTGATGTGCTGTCTATTAAAAATCCATTAATAGGTTTAGTGACCTTTTCGACTTTGATAAATCTGGTGTCAATTATGTTATTCCTACCCATTCTTGATAAATTCGCTAAATTCCTTGAACGCTTTTTTACAGACACTAATGGATCCACAGCAGCATTTATAAGCCACGCAACCATTATTGAACCCGTTACAGCCTTAGATCTTTTCAAAAGGGAAACTGAATATTTCATTCATAACTCCATGCTTTTTAATCTCGAATTATTTAAAATTGAGACTGATCTTCTAAGTGAGAATATAAAATTTAAAGAAATCAATGAAAGAATTAAATTCTCCCTAAAAACAAATGAAGAAAAATATGATTTTCTGAAACAGCTACAAGGGGAAATTCATACCTTTTATTTAACATTAAGACCTAAACTACAATCAGAACAATACTCTGAGCTCAATCAATTGATATCAGCTGTTCGAAGTGCAATGCATTCGGCTAAAAGTGTGAAGGATATCAGTAGTAATATTACTGACTTAAGCCATTCTTCAAAAGACATTAAGTACAATTTTTTTATACACCATAAAAAAGAAACAGAAGCTTTATATCTACAACTGAATGGATTCATCACTCAAGAAAAAACGGCAAGTTTTGAAAATCTTCAAGACGTTGTTGATTCGATACAAAGTAACTACACATCTGCTTTAAATGATTTTTATTCTGAGGCTCAAAATGCTCCTATTGAAGATATTGACATAACTACGGTTATAAATTTCAACCGGGAACTTTTTACTTCAAACAAAGCGATATTGATCGCCGTAAAAGACTTTTTATTAAAAGAGAAACAAGCTGAAGATTTTAATATGGTACCGGTATATAAAACCTAA
- a CDS encoding group 1 truncated hemoglobin — translation MSTLLYDRLGGSSGITKIVNDVVEEHMNNPAINARFLPLKEQPEHLAQVKKHTIEFFSAGSGGPVKYTGKDMPTAHTGMNVNREEYMHVMEDIFHVLDKHNIDEDSKKDVLAILWSLKGSIISK, via the coding sequence ATGTCAACATTACTTTACGATCGTTTAGGAGGTTCATCTGGAATTACAAAAATAGTTAATGATGTAGTAGAAGAACACATGAATAACCCTGCAATAAATGCTCGCTTTTTACCTTTAAAAGAGCAACCTGAACATTTAGCACAGGTTAAAAAACATACTATAGAATTTTTTAGTGCTGGTAGCGGAGGTCCAGTAAAGTATACAGGAAAAGATATGCCAACTGCTCACACTGGAATGAATGTAAATCGAGAGGAGTATATGCATGTTATGGAAGATATATTTCATGTTTTAGATAAACATAATATTGATGAAGATTCTAAAAAAGATGTTTTGGCTATACTTTGGTCATTAAAAGGGTCAATAATTTCAAAATAA
- a CDS encoding thioredoxin domain-containing protein, whose translation MKIIHYIIMICTISVFSSCKGQTKEPKVTVQTHQFTNELIHESSPYLLQHAHNPVNWYPWGEKAFQKAKEENKLVIISIGYAACHWCHVMEHESFEDVEVANYMNEHFICIKVDREERPDVDQVYMTASQLLTGSGGWPLNALALADGKPFYAGTYFPKNNWLKMLRYFVEIQNKNPQSLIDQAQKVTEGVKNTENISFTKEESIVTIADLNTVFNKWKSNIDFRKGGSYSVPKFPMPSNWEYLLQYHSLTKDPKALKAVTATLDNMAFGGIYDQLGGGFSRYATDANWLVPHFEKMLYDNAQLVSLYSHAYQLTKNPLYKTIVYETLAFIEKELTSPEGGFYSSLDADSDGEEGKYYVWTYEELNSVLGEDAYLFSEYYNITKSGNWEHGKNILHRKLSDTEIAVKNHLSIEKLQSIINNCKTKLVNIRSSRIKPRLDDKILTSWNGLMLKGYIDAYRAFGEEKFLKTALKNAAFLNNNTIGKTNEIQRNYKNNKATINGLLDDYAFTISAFISLYQATFDEKWLYKAKNLNDYAITHFFDSKSGMFFYTHNDYSDLIARKMEVADNVIPASNSEMAKNLFFLSLYFDNANYIQKSKQMITNVQKDIHKDIPFYSNWGIAELQLLRKPYEVAIVGDEFEKVRKAFDKNYFPNVIFLGGKNEGTLALLEEKLFKGQTTIFVCKDKVCNRPTTEIKIAIDQLNQ comes from the coding sequence ATGAAAATAATTCACTATATAATAATGATTTGTACTATTTCAGTTTTTAGCTCTTGCAAAGGCCAAACGAAAGAACCAAAAGTTACAGTGCAAACACATCAATTCACTAACGAGTTGATTCATGAATCAAGTCCATATTTATTGCAACATGCGCATAATCCAGTAAATTGGTATCCATGGGGCGAAAAAGCATTTCAAAAAGCTAAAGAAGAAAACAAATTAGTAATCATTAGTATTGGCTATGCAGCTTGTCATTGGTGTCACGTAATGGAACACGAAAGTTTTGAAGATGTAGAGGTCGCTAATTATATGAATGAACATTTTATTTGCATCAAGGTTGATCGAGAAGAACGCCCTGATGTAGATCAAGTGTATATGACAGCTTCTCAATTACTCACCGGAAGTGGCGGTTGGCCCTTAAACGCCCTAGCTTTGGCTGACGGAAAACCTTTTTATGCTGGCACTTATTTTCCTAAAAATAACTGGCTAAAAATGCTACGTTATTTTGTGGAAATCCAAAATAAAAACCCACAATCACTTATTGATCAAGCCCAAAAAGTTACTGAAGGAGTAAAAAACACAGAAAACATTTCTTTCACAAAGGAAGAATCCATTGTTACAATTGCTGATTTGAATACAGTCTTTAATAAATGGAAATCCAACATTGATTTTAGAAAAGGAGGAAGTTATAGTGTTCCAAAATTCCCGATGCCCTCTAACTGGGAGTATTTATTACAATACCATTCCCTAACCAAAGACCCAAAAGCATTAAAAGCGGTAACCGCAACATTAGACAATATGGCTTTTGGTGGAATTTATGATCAACTGGGAGGTGGCTTTTCCCGTTACGCAACTGATGCCAATTGGCTTGTACCCCATTTTGAAAAAATGCTTTACGACAATGCACAATTAGTTAGTTTGTACAGTCACGCTTACCAATTGACAAAAAACCCTTTGTACAAAACAATTGTTTATGAAACGCTAGCTTTTATAGAAAAAGAATTAACATCCCCAGAAGGCGGATTCTACTCTTCTCTAGATGCCGACAGTGATGGCGAAGAAGGAAAATATTATGTTTGGACATATGAGGAACTAAACTCCGTTTTAGGAGAAGACGCTTATTTGTTTTCAGAGTATTACAATATTACAAAATCGGGTAATTGGGAGCATGGGAAAAATATATTACATAGAAAATTATCTGATACCGAAATAGCTGTAAAGAATCATCTTTCGATAGAAAAATTACAATCAATCATAAATAATTGCAAAACCAAATTAGTAAATATTCGTTCCAGTAGAATAAAACCGAGATTAGATGATAAAATACTAACCTCTTGGAATGGATTAATGCTCAAAGGATATATTGATGCTTATCGAGCATTTGGTGAAGAAAAATTCTTGAAAACAGCCTTGAAGAATGCTGCTTTCTTAAATAATAACACAATTGGAAAAACCAATGAAATACAAAGAAATTACAAAAACAATAAAGCAACCATCAATGGGCTTCTAGATGATTATGCTTTTACTATTTCAGCTTTTATATCCTTATATCAAGCAACTTTTGATGAAAAATGGCTGTACAAAGCAAAAAATTTAAATGATTATGCAATAACCCATTTTTTTGATTCAAAATCAGGAATGTTTTTTTATACTCACAATGATTACTCTGATTTAATAGCTCGAAAAATGGAAGTTGCTGATAATGTAATTCCAGCATCCAATTCTGAAATGGCCAAAAATCTATTCTTTTTAAGCTTGTATTTCGACAATGCAAATTACATACAGAAATCAAAACAAATGATAACCAATGTGCAAAAAGACATTCATAAAGATATTCCATTTTATTCTAATTGGGGAATTGCAGAACTTCAATTGTTAAGAAAACCTTATGAAGTAGCCATTGTTGGGGATGAATTTGAAAAAGTTAGAAAGGCATTCGATAAAAATTATTTCCCAAATGTTATTTTTTTAGGTGGGAAAAACGAAGGCACCTTGGCTTTATTAGAAGAAAAATTATTCAAAGGGCAAACCACTATTTTTGTATGTAAAGATAAAGTATGCAATCGTCCCACTACTGAAATTAAAATCGCTATAGATCAATTAAATCAATGA
- a CDS encoding HPF/RaiA family ribosome-associated protein: METTIQFVQIEKNTTAEDLVIEKLNQLSKHFDFVIKAKVFFKEEKDTKGKGKICDITLSCPGPQIFASSNEETHEAAAAETVRDLTVQLNKRKAEMSSH; this comes from the coding sequence ATGGAAACTACAATTCAATTTGTGCAAATAGAAAAAAACACAACAGCGGAAGATCTAGTGATTGAAAAACTAAATCAATTATCAAAACACTTTGACTTTGTTATAAAAGCAAAAGTTTTTTTTAAAGAAGAAAAAGACACGAAAGGAAAAGGAAAAATATGTGATATCACCTTAAGTTGTCCAGGACCTCAAATTTTTGCGTCATCAAATGAGGAAACGCATGAAGCTGCTGCAGCTGAGACGGTACGTGACTTAACTGTACAATTAAACAAACGTAAAGCCGAAATGAGTTCACATTAG
- a CDS encoding DUF2652 domain-containing protein has product MQKALYFMPDISGFTRFVNNTELDHSIHIIAELLEILLDSNTIGLELIEIEGDALFMYTTKIPSYQELLDQIISMQEKFHTHTKSYEAKRVCNCGSCRTTTNLELKFVVHYGDLAFIKVKDIIKPYGKDVIKIHRLLKNDIPVSEYILYTKATYELYTKEIDSSWGMLTDDYDLGRLDYFYKNIENIKDSIPINTEDNQVITNSTPYITLEKTIEGNSNDIYAYISEFKYRHLWDKEVKRVEYDENKLNRSGSVHNCVLDFGHLKFETVTSHSSDSLTYGESTNDMMFMKNFSYLIKLHNIESSKTRLEVVLFFEFTTVGSFIKSYLMKMIEKIWSRKLNLLYEIGKIPIS; this is encoded by the coding sequence ATGCAAAAAGCACTTTATTTTATGCCTGATATCAGTGGTTTTACCCGTTTTGTAAATAATACTGAACTGGATCACAGTATCCATATAATAGCTGAATTGCTTGAAATATTATTAGACAGTAACACAATAGGTTTAGAGCTAATTGAAATTGAAGGTGATGCTCTTTTTATGTACACCACAAAAATCCCAAGTTATCAGGAGCTTCTGGATCAAATTATAAGTATGCAAGAAAAATTTCATACCCATACTAAAAGTTATGAAGCAAAACGCGTTTGCAATTGCGGATCTTGCAGGACAACAACTAATTTAGAACTTAAATTTGTAGTTCATTATGGGGATTTAGCTTTTATAAAAGTGAAAGATATTATAAAACCTTACGGAAAAGATGTTATCAAAATACATCGATTGTTAAAGAATGATATTCCAGTAAGTGAATACATTTTATACACAAAGGCAACCTACGAATTATATACCAAAGAAATAGACTCCAGTTGGGGAATGCTAACTGATGATTACGATTTGGGGCGTTTGGATTATTTCTATAAAAACATAGAAAATATCAAAGACAGCATCCCGATAAACACCGAAGATAATCAGGTAATAACAAACAGTACACCGTACATTACATTAGAAAAAACTATAGAGGGAAATAGTAACGATATATATGCTTATATAAGCGAATTTAAATACCGCCACCTCTGGGATAAAGAAGTTAAAAGAGTAGAATATGATGAGAATAAACTAAACAGAAGCGGAAGCGTACATAATTGTGTGCTGGATTTTGGACACTTAAAATTTGAAACTGTTACTTCCCATTCTTCTGATAGCTTAACTTACGGTGAAAGTACTAATGATATGATGTTCATGAAAAACTTCAGTTATCTTATTAAATTACATAATATAGAATCTAGTAAAACCCGATTAGAAGTAGTATTGTTTTTTGAATTTACAACCGTAGGATCATTTATAAAATCATATTTAATGAAAATGATTGAAAAAATATGGAGTAGAAAACTAAATTTACTTTACGAAATAGGCAAAATACCTATATCGTAA